DNA from Halobaculum sp. XH14:
GCAGCGCCTGTTTCAGGGACTTGAGCACGCCGAAGTCGCCACAGCCCGGACACCACGTGGCCTGGGGCTCGACGGACGGCGTGTACTCGTCCCGGTCGATCTCGCGTTCCTCGCCGATCGCGCTGAATGCACTCATTGGTCAGTCACCTGCCGCCGGAACGAACTTGGTTTCGTGGCCGGGGAGCTCCCCGTCCTCGACGATGCTGGTCTCGAAGCCCTCCACGATCTCGGCGGGCTCGAAGGGGTTACCGTTGTACTTCAACAGCGAGTGCAGCTTCTCGCCGTAGCGGCCCAGTTCCTTCTGGGTCAGCCCACGGAACTGCGCGGAGGCGTTCATCTCGACGACGAGCACCTCGTCGACGCTTTCGACGAACGCCTCGACGGCCTCGACCGGGTACGGCGCGAGTTCGCCGACCGAGAGCGTCTTGACGCCGTGGCCGTTCGCGTTCAGCCGGTCGACCGCCTCCTCGACGGTGCCCTGCTGGCTGCCGAACGTGAGGATGCCGTACTCGGCCTCCTCGGGCCCGTGCGGCGAGAGCAGCGAGTTCTCGTCCAGGTCCGCGCGGATCGCATCCATCTTCTCGAACCGCCGGTTCACCTGCGAGACGCGGTTGTCCGGGTCCTCGCTGATGTGCCCGGCCGGGTTGTGTTCGTTGCCGGTGACGAGGTAGCGCCCGCCCTTCTGGCCCGGGATGGACCGGGGCGAAACGCCGTCCTCGACGTCGTGCTGGAACCGGTGGAACTTCCCGTCCTCCGTGTGGGGCTCGTCCGCGAGTTCCGCCTCGGTGAGCGTCTTCCCCATCGAGGGGTTCGGCTCGCGGTCGAAGGTCGATGCGGGGACGTTCGTCAGCTCGCCTGAGAGCTTCTGGTCGTAGATGACGACCGAGGGGATCTGGTAATCGTACGCCAGCCGGAACGCGGTCCGGGCGTGGTCGTACGCTTCCTCGACGGTCCCCGGTGCGAGGACGACGCGGTGGGAGTCGCCCTGCGAGGTGTACAGGACGTGCTCCAGGTCGGCCTGCTCGGGCTTGGTCGGCATCCCGGTCGAGGGACCGGCACGCATCGCTTCGACGAGCACGAGCGGCGTCTCGGTGATCTCCGCGAGCCCGAGCGGCTCGGACATCAGCGCGAAGCCGCCGCCCGAGGAGCCGGACATCGCCTTCGCTCCGGCGTGGGACGCACCCACGGCGAGCGCCGCCGCGGCGATCTCGTCTTCCACCTGCTCGGAGATCCCCCCCAGTTCCGGGAGGTTCTGGCTCATGATGGTGAACACCTCGGTCCACGGCGTCATCGGGTAGCCGGCGATGAACCGGCACCCTTCGTCGATCGCGCCGTAGGCGATGGCGTCCGAACCGGACATGAGCAGCTGTTCCTCCTCGTGTTCTCCCTGGGGGACGTCGATCCCCGGGGCGTCCACGTCGTACTCCTCGCTCACCTGTTCGTAGGCAGTCTCGAGGATGTCGACGTTCGGTTCGAGGATCTTCTCGGGCATCGCGTCGGCCATCAGCTCCTGGATCCACTCGAGCTCGATGCCGGCGATGGCACAGGTCGCGCCGACGCCCGCCGTGTTCCGCATGACTTCACGACCCTTCTCGCGGGCGAGCCCGCGCAGGTCGAGCGGGTAGACGTGCCAGTCGTTCTCCTCGGCACGCTCCTCGAAGTCCGGGATGTCGGCCGGGTCGAGCAGCCCCTCGTCGTAGATGATGACGCCACCCTCCCGGAGTTCGTCCAGGTTCTCCGAGAGTGGTTTCACCTCCTCGTTGCCGTAGTACGCCCCCTCCTGGGGATTTCGGGCGAACGAGTCGCCCAGCGCCAGGAGGAAGTTGTACCCGTCACCGCGGGACTTCACCGGGTCCGCGGAGGCTCGTACCTCGACGTAGGTGTGGCCGCCGCGGATCCGGGACGGATAGTGACGGTGCGTGAATACGTGGAGCCCCGCACGCATCAGGGCTTTCGCGAAGTTCTGGCTGGTCGAGGCGATGCCGTCGCCGGAGCCGCCCGCGATCCGCCAGATGAGTTCGTCGTCTGCCATAGTTAGGTCTGGGCCCTCCAGTAGGCCTAGTATCTGGTGGTTGCCTGCCCCGACTGAAAGGCCTTGCTATGGGTTCGCAAGGAACGTTCGTGAGGGTTAGCGATCGTTCACGTCCACTCTTTGACCGGCTGGCTTGGGTCGATACTGAGGACGGATCAACTGGCTGTCCGCTACCTTACGTTTAAATCGGATTGCGAACCAGATTCGGTAGTCACTTGGAGTGCTGCCCGGACTCGGTTCGAGCCTCGAGACGGGTCGGATCCGGAGTCGAATTCGTGCCCGAGCCGAGTCCGACCGCGC
Protein-coding regions in this window:
- a CDS encoding 2-oxoacid:acceptor oxidoreductase subunit alpha, whose product is MADDELIWRIAGGSGDGIASTSQNFAKALMRAGLHVFTHRHYPSRIRGGHTYVEVRASADPVKSRGDGYNFLLALGDSFARNPQEGAYYGNEEVKPLSENLDELREGGVIIYDEGLLDPADIPDFEERAEENDWHVYPLDLRGLAREKGREVMRNTAGVGATCAIAGIELEWIQELMADAMPEKILEPNVDILETAYEQVSEEYDVDAPGIDVPQGEHEEEQLLMSGSDAIAYGAIDEGCRFIAGYPMTPWTEVFTIMSQNLPELGGISEQVEDEIAAAALAVGASHAGAKAMSGSSGGGFALMSEPLGLAEITETPLVLVEAMRAGPSTGMPTKPEQADLEHVLYTSQGDSHRVVLAPGTVEEAYDHARTAFRLAYDYQIPSVVIYDQKLSGELTNVPASTFDREPNPSMGKTLTEAELADEPHTEDGKFHRFQHDVEDGVSPRSIPGQKGGRYLVTGNEHNPAGHISEDPDNRVSQVNRRFEKMDAIRADLDENSLLSPHGPEEAEYGILTFGSQQGTVEEAVDRLNANGHGVKTLSVGELAPYPVEAVEAFVESVDEVLVVEMNASAQFRGLTQKELGRYGEKLHSLLKYNGNPFEPAEIVEGFETSIVEDGELPGHETKFVPAAGD